In a single window of the Helicoverpa zea isolate HzStark_Cry1AcR chromosome 9, ilHelZeax1.1, whole genome shotgun sequence genome:
- the LOC124633383 gene encoding sodium-independent sulfate anion transporter-like: MERARAVLVRRLPLLRWLPQYSRVAALADLVAGVTLGLTLVPQSIAYAALADLPVHYGLYSSFLGTMLYVALGTVKEVSIGPTSLMALLTLQACRGLPIEFVLLLTFLSGCVVLLMGLLRLGFLVELISPSVTSGFTSATALIIVAAQLKGLLGLSFTAESVADNVRLIVTQWPLVRRTDCALAAACCTALLLLRKVKDVRVRSKRMGRVLWLLSISRNALVVLAASVLAYVTHGPDRPLFKLSGRVEPGLPPLSAPPFSATVGNTTMNFVDMVQQLGSAVIMMPIVMVLANIAIAKAFSEGGRVDATQEMVTLGLCNMAGSLVHAMPTCGAFTRSAVSHSSGVRTPAAGLYSGIITLLALIFLTKYFYFIPKACLSSVLICAVIFMVDVRTVRRLWARDRAELGVLALTFGVSIARSVELAVLAGALASLAALLRRLMRPRVHTYHVKTELGAGLRVRPAQGASYVCAELLARRVLAAAASVAPRPLLLDCACLALLDYAAVKMLERLITKFKANEQLLIIYNVPEELVHKYEQLAGVDARALRTNSAADALAAVAPPPAALAPPPAADAESAALLQPV, from the exons ATGGAGCGCGCGCGCGCGGTGCTGGTGCGCCGGCTGCCGCTGCTGCGCTGGCTGCCGCAGTACTCGCGCGTGGCGGCGCTGGCGGACCTGGTGGCGGGCGTCACGCTGGGCCTCACGCTGGTGCCGCAGAGCATCGCCTACGCCGCGCTCGCGGACCTGCCCGTGCACTACGGCCTCTACTCCTCCTTCCTCG GCACGATGCTGTACGTGGCGCTGGGCACGGTGAAGGAGGTGTCCATCGGGCCCACCAGCCTGATGGCGCTGCTGACGCTGCAGGCGTGCCGCGGCCTGCCCATCGAGTTCGTGCTGCTGCTCACCTTCCTGTCGGGCTGCGTCGTGCTGCTCATGGGACTGCTTCGTCTAG GTTTCCTGGTGGAACTGATCTCGCCGTCGGTGACGAGCGGGTTCACGTCGGCGACGGCGCTGATCATCGTGGCGGCGCAGCTGAAGGGGCTGCTGGGGCTGAGCTTCACGGCCGAGTCGGTGGCGGACAACGTGCGCCTCATCGTGACGCAGTGGCCGCTCGTGCGCCGCACCGACTGCGCGCTCGCCGCCGCCTGCTGCAccgcgctgctgctgctgcgG AAAGTGAAGGACGTTCGCGTACGCAGCAAGCGCATGGGGCGCGTGCTGTGGCTGTTGTCGATCAGCCGCAACGCGCTGGTGGTGCTGGCGGCGTCGGTGCTAGCGTACGTGACGCACGGCCCGGACCGGCCGCTGTTCAAGTTGTCGG GTCGCGTGGAGCCGGGGCTGCCGCCGCTGTCGGCGCCGCCCTTCAGCGCCACGGTGGGCAACACCACGATGAATTTCGTGGACATGGTGCAACAGCTGGGTTCCGCCGTCATTATGATGCCTATCGTCATGGTGCTCGCAAACATCGCTATCGCTAAGGCTTTCT CGGAAGGCGGACGCGTGGACGCCACGCAGGAGATGGTGACGCTGGGGCTGTGCAACATGGCGGGCTCGCTGGTGCACGCCATGCCCACGTGCGGCGCCTTCACGCGCTCCGCCGTGTCGCACTCCAGCGGCGTCCGCACGCCGGCCGCCGGCCTCTACTCCG GTATCATCACGCTGTTGGCGCTGATCTTCCTCACCAAGTACTTCTACTTCATTCCAAAAGCGTGCCTGTCGTCCGTGCTCATCTGCGCAGTCATATTTATG GTGGACGTGCGCACGGTGCGGCGGCTGTGGGCACGCGACCGCGCGGAGCTGGGCGTGCTGGCGCTGACGTTCGGCGTGAGCATCGCGCGCTCCGTGGAGCTGGCCGTGCTGGCGGGCGCGCTGGCCTCGCTCGCCGCGCTGCTGCGCCGCCTCATGCGCCCGCGCGTGCACACCTACCATGTTAAG ACGGAGCTGGGCGCGGGGCTGCGCGTGCGGCCGGCGCAGGGCGCGTCCTACGTGTGCGCCGAGCTGCTGGCGCGGCGCGTGCtggccgccgccgccagcgtcgcgccgcgcccgctgctGCTGGACTGCGCCTGCCTCGCGCTGCTCGACTACGCCGCCGTCAAG ATGCTAGAACGTTTGATAACGAAGTTTAAAGCGAACGAGCAACTGCTGATCATATACAACGTGCCCGAGGAGCTGGTGCACAAGTACGAGCAGCTGGCGGGCGTGGACGCGCGGGCACTGCGCACTAACAGCGCCGCCgacgcgctcgccgccgtggcgccgccgcccgccgcgctggcgccgccgcccgccgccgacGCCGAGAGCGCCGCGCTGCTGCAGCCCGTCTGA